One Salmo trutta chromosome 19, fSalTru1.1, whole genome shotgun sequence genomic window carries:
- the klhl35 gene encoding kelch-like protein 35 isoform X1, translating into MPGEVLKLPRPFLTMGFGSNGEPQPLPQGDQQPQWKEMSFCEGPRHAEQILQVLNIYRRSGTFTDMVLQVDSSEFPCHRAILSAGSIYFRTMFNGQLRESRQQLVCIQGIGASTMETVLNFVYEGKAVLDEANVEIVFGAADMLGVSVLSKACVQFLEERMDHSNCLSIMDFASSYLITPLADKCQTMLYRDFVEVYKHEEFLSLAKERVVELLTSEQLQVDKEEVLVEAVLKWVHHVPTERKGALQDLLELVRLPLVDPVFFVNVIESDDLVQDCRECRPLLQEARMYHVLGREVDSVRTRPRKCMGRAEVIVVIGGCDRNGFSRLSFTEKLNPYTKDWVPGATIPGYSKSEFASCELQNEVYVSGGQLNSSDVWKYMPQVDHWVRVASLAKARWRHKMAALLGKLYAVGGFNGLERLSNVECYSVYDNQWRTVAPLLLAVSSAAVVGCSGKLYVIGGAVNNDCNTNKVQCYNTEEDQWRYVSSCPFSQRCINATAHNNTIYVVGGLLDQIYSYTPKTDTWSKVVDLPMKLESCGLTVCEGKVYIVGGRDSCASATDQVWAYCPESGKLTDEKPMSRSVSYHGCVTVTQWPPKRTH; encoded by the exons GTGAAGTCTTGAAG ctCCCTCGTCCATTCCTCACCATGGGGTTTGGAAGCAATGGCGAGCCTCAACCTCTGCCTCAGGGCGACCAACAACCCCAGTGGAAAGAGATGAGCTTCTGCGAGGGCCCACGCCACGCAGAACAGATCCTCCAGGTGCTCAACATCTACCGCCGCAGCGGCACCTTCACCGACATGGTCCTGCAGGTGGACAGCAGTGAGTTCCCATGCCACCGCGCCATCCTCAGCGCCGGCAGCATCTACTTCCGCACGATGTTCAACGGGCAGCTCCGCGAGAGCCGCCAGCAGCTGGTGTGCATCCAGGGCATAGGTGCCTCCACCATGGAGACGGTGCTCAACTTCGTGTATGAGGGCAAGGCGGTGCTGGATGAGGCCAACGTGGAAATCGTGTTTGGCGCCGCCGACATGCTGGGTGTCAGTGTGCTCAGCAAGGCGTGTGTGCAGTTCCTGGAGGAGCGTATGGACCACTCCAACTGCCTAAGCATCATGGACTTCGCTAGCTCGTACCTCATCACGCCTCTGGCAGACAAGTGCCAGACTATGTTGTACAGGGactttgtggaggtctacaagcaCGAAGAGTTCCTGAGCTTAGCCAAAGAGCGTGTGGTGGAGCTTCTGACCAGCGAACAACTCCAGGTGGACAAGGAGGAGGTGTTGGTGGAGGCAGTGCTGAAATGGGTGCACCACGTGCCTACAGAAAGGAAAGGGGCCCTCCAGGACCTGTTGGAGCTGGTGCGTCTGCCTCTGGTGGACCCTGTTTTCTTCGTCAATGTGATAGAGTCGGACGACCTGGTCCAGGACTGCAGGGAGTGCCGGCCACTGCTGCAGGAGGCCAGGATGTACCATGTCCTGGGGAGGGAAGTGGACTCTGTGCGGACCAGACCGAGAAA GTGCATGGGGAGAGCGGAGGTGATCGTGGTGATCGGAGGCTGTGACAGAAACGGCTTCTCCAGACTGTCCTTCACTGAGAAACTCAACCCTTACACCAAAGACTGGGTGCCCGGTGCCACCATCCCAGGATACTCTAAGTCCGAGTTTGCCAGTTGTGAACTGCAGAATGAAGTATACGTGTCAG GAGGCCAGTTGAATAGCTCGGATGTGTGGAAGTACATGCCCCAGGTGGACCACTGGGTTCGAGTCGCCTCCTTGGCCAAGGCCAGGTGGAGGCACAAGATGGCTGCTCTGCTTGGAAAG CTGTATGCAGTGGGAGGCTTCAATGGGCTGGAGCGCTTGTCCAATGTGGAGTGCTACAGCGTCTACGACAACCAGTGGCGGACTGTAGCCCCTTTACTGCTGGCCGTGAGCTCAGCGGCTGTTGTGGGCTGCTCTGGCAAGCTCTACGTCATTGGTGGGGCCGTGAACAATGACTGCAATACCAACAAG GTTCAGTGCTATAACACAGAAGAGGACCAATGGCGTTATGTGTCATCCTGTCCCTTCTCTCAGAGATGCATCAATGCCACCGCACACAATAACACCATCTATGTGGTGGGAGGCCTCCTGGACCAGATTTACAGCTACACACCAAAGACAGACACCTGGAGCAAAGTGGTGGACTTACCAATGAAACTG GAGAGCTGTGGCCTGACTGTGTGTGAGGGGAAGGTCTACATCGTCGGGGGGAGAGATAGTTGTGCCTCGGCCACCGACCAGGTTTGGGCCTACTGTCCTGAGAGCGGCAAGCTGACAGACGAGAAGCCCATGTCACGCAGTGTCAGCTACCACGGTTGTGTCACTGTCACCCAGTGGCCACCAAAGAGGACCCACTGA
- the klhl35 gene encoding kelch-like protein 35 isoform X2, whose protein sequence is MGFGSNGEPQPLPQGDQQPQWKEMSFCEGPRHAEQILQVLNIYRRSGTFTDMVLQVDSSEFPCHRAILSAGSIYFRTMFNGQLRESRQQLVCIQGIGASTMETVLNFVYEGKAVLDEANVEIVFGAADMLGVSVLSKACVQFLEERMDHSNCLSIMDFASSYLITPLADKCQTMLYRDFVEVYKHEEFLSLAKERVVELLTSEQLQVDKEEVLVEAVLKWVHHVPTERKGALQDLLELVRLPLVDPVFFVNVIESDDLVQDCRECRPLLQEARMYHVLGREVDSVRTRPRKCMGRAEVIVVIGGCDRNGFSRLSFTEKLNPYTKDWVPGATIPGYSKSEFASCELQNEVYVSGGQLNSSDVWKYMPQVDHWVRVASLAKARWRHKMAALLGKLYAVGGFNGLERLSNVECYSVYDNQWRTVAPLLLAVSSAAVVGCSGKLYVIGGAVNNDCNTNKVQCYNTEEDQWRYVSSCPFSQRCINATAHNNTIYVVGGLLDQIYSYTPKTDTWSKVVDLPMKLESCGLTVCEGKVYIVGGRDSCASATDQVWAYCPESGKLTDEKPMSRSVSYHGCVTVTQWPPKRTH, encoded by the exons ATGGGGTTTGGAAGCAATGGCGAGCCTCAACCTCTGCCTCAGGGCGACCAACAACCCCAGTGGAAAGAGATGAGCTTCTGCGAGGGCCCACGCCACGCAGAACAGATCCTCCAGGTGCTCAACATCTACCGCCGCAGCGGCACCTTCACCGACATGGTCCTGCAGGTGGACAGCAGTGAGTTCCCATGCCACCGCGCCATCCTCAGCGCCGGCAGCATCTACTTCCGCACGATGTTCAACGGGCAGCTCCGCGAGAGCCGCCAGCAGCTGGTGTGCATCCAGGGCATAGGTGCCTCCACCATGGAGACGGTGCTCAACTTCGTGTATGAGGGCAAGGCGGTGCTGGATGAGGCCAACGTGGAAATCGTGTTTGGCGCCGCCGACATGCTGGGTGTCAGTGTGCTCAGCAAGGCGTGTGTGCAGTTCCTGGAGGAGCGTATGGACCACTCCAACTGCCTAAGCATCATGGACTTCGCTAGCTCGTACCTCATCACGCCTCTGGCAGACAAGTGCCAGACTATGTTGTACAGGGactttgtggaggtctacaagcaCGAAGAGTTCCTGAGCTTAGCCAAAGAGCGTGTGGTGGAGCTTCTGACCAGCGAACAACTCCAGGTGGACAAGGAGGAGGTGTTGGTGGAGGCAGTGCTGAAATGGGTGCACCACGTGCCTACAGAAAGGAAAGGGGCCCTCCAGGACCTGTTGGAGCTGGTGCGTCTGCCTCTGGTGGACCCTGTTTTCTTCGTCAATGTGATAGAGTCGGACGACCTGGTCCAGGACTGCAGGGAGTGCCGGCCACTGCTGCAGGAGGCCAGGATGTACCATGTCCTGGGGAGGGAAGTGGACTCTGTGCGGACCAGACCGAGAAA GTGCATGGGGAGAGCGGAGGTGATCGTGGTGATCGGAGGCTGTGACAGAAACGGCTTCTCCAGACTGTCCTTCACTGAGAAACTCAACCCTTACACCAAAGACTGGGTGCCCGGTGCCACCATCCCAGGATACTCTAAGTCCGAGTTTGCCAGTTGTGAACTGCAGAATGAAGTATACGTGTCAG GAGGCCAGTTGAATAGCTCGGATGTGTGGAAGTACATGCCCCAGGTGGACCACTGGGTTCGAGTCGCCTCCTTGGCCAAGGCCAGGTGGAGGCACAAGATGGCTGCTCTGCTTGGAAAG CTGTATGCAGTGGGAGGCTTCAATGGGCTGGAGCGCTTGTCCAATGTGGAGTGCTACAGCGTCTACGACAACCAGTGGCGGACTGTAGCCCCTTTACTGCTGGCCGTGAGCTCAGCGGCTGTTGTGGGCTGCTCTGGCAAGCTCTACGTCATTGGTGGGGCCGTGAACAATGACTGCAATACCAACAAG GTTCAGTGCTATAACACAGAAGAGGACCAATGGCGTTATGTGTCATCCTGTCCCTTCTCTCAGAGATGCATCAATGCCACCGCACACAATAACACCATCTATGTGGTGGGAGGCCTCCTGGACCAGATTTACAGCTACACACCAAAGACAGACACCTGGAGCAAAGTGGTGGACTTACCAATGAAACTG GAGAGCTGTGGCCTGACTGTGTGTGAGGGGAAGGTCTACATCGTCGGGGGGAGAGATAGTTGTGCCTCGGCCACCGACCAGGTTTGGGCCTACTGTCCTGAGAGCGGCAAGCTGACAGACGAGAAGCCCATGTCACGCAGTGTCAGCTACCACGGTTGTGTCACTGTCACCCAGTGGCCACCAAAGAGGACCCACTGA